In Hominilimicola fabiformis, the following proteins share a genomic window:
- the recD2 gene encoding SF1B family DNA helicase RecD2, producing MSEIITVTGTVEEIIYSNPDNGYSVVGIDSVEEGQFTATGYMPFITEGESVALSGNWTTHPDYGEQFKAEYYETVMPSDEESIIKYLSSGIISGIREATAKKLIDHFGLDVLQIMLTQPSKLAEIKGISKEKAKKIGEQFAEIQSMQNIVMFLQQYGISATTAVKVHNSLGANSVELIKKNPYILSDMVDGISFKTSDTIAFNMGLPKNSIMRIRSGIIHILRSAAYTSGHVYMPKDVLIEHTVYTLKVTDDEVIAAVSELLSSKELFQDKVDGIDAYYLYSYYESEYYIARRLIAMSQNTQKFTMTEEKAEKAIDALEAKTNLYLAAEQRNAVVTALSAGCMILTGGPGTGKTTTINTIIKLLEDLKLSIALAAPTGRAAKRMSQVTGYEAKTIHRLLCTQRSSEGYSIFTHNEENPLPYDVIILDEVSMIDVNLMSSFLKAVKTGARIILSGDADQLPSVGPGNIIHDIIESKTIPVIQLNKIFRQAEESLIIVNAHKINHGELPDLSVKSSDFFFLRRKTPQDSAFTVMDLFKNRLPKSYNVNPISSIQVLSPTKKGLAGTIALNKLLQSHINPYDERRPQHVFGNITFRVGDKVMQTKNNYDMVYSRENGEDGMGIFNGDMGIIESISVRDKCMNIVFDEDKLVEYPFTNLDELDLAYAITVHKSQGSEFPIVIMPVCSFSPMLMSRNLFYTAVTRARDMVVLVGSEKTIQNMTMNNQFHQRFTGLTEKLVAVKKFVAEKEENS from the coding sequence ATGAGTGAAATTATTACAGTAACAGGCACAGTTGAAGAAATTATATATTCCAATCCCGACAACGGTTATTCTGTTGTCGGAATCGACAGCGTTGAAGAAGGACAATTCACCGCAACGGGATATATGCCGTTTATAACGGAGGGTGAAAGCGTTGCCCTGTCGGGTAATTGGACAACTCACCCCGATTACGGCGAACAATTCAAAGCGGAATATTATGAAACAGTTATGCCGTCGGACGAGGAGTCTATTATTAAATATTTAAGTTCGGGAATAATAAGCGGTATACGCGAGGCTACCGCAAAAAAACTTATCGACCATTTCGGACTTGACGTACTTCAAATAATGCTTACCCAGCCGTCAAAACTTGCCGAAATCAAAGGAATAAGCAAAGAAAAAGCGAAGAAAATAGGCGAACAATTTGCAGAAATACAGTCTATGCAAAATATCGTTATGTTCCTTCAACAGTACGGAATTTCCGCAACAACCGCAGTAAAAGTACACAATTCTCTCGGCGCAAATTCGGTTGAACTCATAAAGAAAAATCCGTATATCCTTTCTGATATGGTTGACGGCATTTCTTTTAAAACATCGGACACAATAGCCTTTAATATGGGATTGCCTAAAAACAGCATTATGCGTATACGTTCTGGAATTATACATATTTTACGCAGTGCCGCATATACAAGCGGTCATGTATATATGCCGAAAGATGTATTAATCGAGCATACCGTCTACACATTAAAAGTCACCGATGACGAAGTAATTGCGGCTGTTTCCGAATTGCTTTCTTCAAAAGAACTGTTCCAAGATAAAGTTGACGGAATTGACGCATACTATCTTTACAGCTATTATGAGTCTGAATATTACATTGCGCGCCGACTTATTGCAATGTCGCAAAACACGCAAAAATTCACAATGACCGAAGAAAAAGCAGAAAAAGCCATTGACGCGCTTGAAGCAAAAACAAATTTATACCTTGCCGCCGAGCAGCGCAATGCCGTTGTCACTGCACTTTCGGCAGGTTGTATGATTCTTACCGGCGGTCCGGGAACAGGTAAAACAACAACAATAAACACAATAATAAAGCTTTTGGAAGATTTAAAGCTTTCAATCGCACTTGCCGCGCCGACAGGACGCGCCGCAAAGCGAATGAGCCAAGTTACGGGTTACGAGGCAAAGACAATACACCGTCTTTTATGCACTCAACGGTCTTCTGAGGGTTACAGTATTTTTACGCACAACGAAGAAAATCCACTGCCGTATGACGTTATAATTCTTGACGAAGTCAGTATGATTGACGTAAATCTTATGTCGTCATTTTTAAAAGCGGTCAAAACAGGTGCAAGAATTATCCTTTCGGGTGACGCGGACCAACTGCCGTCAGTCGGGCCGGGAAACATCATTCACGATATAATCGAAAGTAAAACAATACCGGTAATTCAGCTTAACAAAATTTTCAGGCAAGCCGAAGAAAGTCTTATAATCGTAAACGCACACAAAATTAATCACGGAGAACTTCCCGATTTATCGGTAAAATCAAGCGATTTCTTCTTTTTAAGAAGAAAAACACCGCAGGACAGTGCTTTTACGGTGATGGATTTATTCAAAAACAGACTGCCGAAAAGCTATAATGTAAACCCGATTTCATCAATACAAGTCCTATCGCCGACAAAAAAAGGACTTGCCGGAACGATTGCATTAAACAAACTGTTGCAGTCACACATCAATCCGTATGACGAAAGACGTCCGCAACACGTTTTCGGCAATATAACTTTCCGTGTCGGCGACAAAGTTATGCAGACAAAAAACAATTACGATATGGTCTATTCACGCGAAAACGGCGAGGACGGTATGGGAATTTTCAACGGTGATATGGGAATTATAGAGAGTATTTCCGTCCGCGACAAGTGTATGAATATCGTGTTTGATGAGGACAAGCTCGTTGAATATCCGTTTACCAATCTTGATGAGCTTGACCTTGCGTACGCGATAACCGTCCACAAAAGTCAAGGCAGTGAGTTCCCTATCGTGATTATGCCCGTATGCTCATTTTCGCCTATGCTTATGAGCCGCAACTTATTTTACACCGCCGTAACGCGTGCAAGAGATATGGTTGTGCTTGTCGGCAGCGAAAAGACTATTCAAAATATGACTATGAACAACCAATTTCATCAACGATTTACGGGACTTACGGAAAAGTTAGTTGCGGTAAAAAAATTTGTTGCCGAGAAAGAGGAAAATTCATAA
- a CDS encoding aminotransferase class I/II-fold pyridoxal phosphate-dependent enzyme, which yields MSAPLYEHLLAYSKQNRISFAMPGHKNGRGLKKDLLSLDVTELSATENLIHPGEYVLKAQELLSSLYGSDKSYILTGGSTSAIQSMICAGVKPGGTLLSAGDCHMSVINTCALLGINLKLFPKEIDNSFSVPKGTGTLKKHLTDDIDAVIITSPNYYGICSDIKNTAEECHAKNIPLLVDEAHGAHFIASNLFPQTAVKYADAVCQSAHKTLNAMNGSSYLHINGDLIDRKRLEKSLYMFQSSSPSYVIASSADIARDELTDGAMWEKTYDMCKSFKEKITDTGIKVLKNDDMTRLVLNFSNLDITGFDVDDILSNNGIDIEMADLFNIVLIVTPSNTQSDMDVLFDELIKITNNTPKAKSTLNLTPPPICKEKLFPQKAFFSNQRDTKLQNSIGHISCSTVVPYPPGVPVIYTGETIRKEQIEYIEYLETKGAEITGISNGTIAVSEQNNE from the coding sequence ATGTCAGCACCACTGTATGAGCATTTGCTTGCATACTCAAAACAAAACAGAATATCATTTGCAATGCCCGGTCACAAAAACGGCAGAGGATTAAAAAAAGATTTACTGTCCCTTGATGTAACGGAACTTTCCGCAACGGAAAATCTTATCCACCCCGGTGAGTATGTTTTAAAAGCACAAGAGCTTTTGTCAAGCCTTTACGGCAGTGACAAAAGCTACATACTCACAGGCGGTTCAACATCTGCAATTCAGTCTATGATATGTGCAGGCGTAAAGCCCGGCGGCACACTGCTTTCGGCGGGCGACTGCCATATGAGCGTTATTAACACTTGCGCTTTACTCGGTATCAATTTAAAATTGTTTCCGAAAGAAATAGACAACAGTTTTAGTGTCCCTAAAGGTACAGGGACACTAAAAAAACATTTAACGGACGACATTGACGCGGTTATAATTACATCACCGAATTACTACGGAATATGTTCCGACATTAAAAACACAGCCGAAGAATGTCACGCAAAAAATATCCCTTTACTTGTTGACGAGGCGCACGGAGCACACTTTATCGCAAGCAATTTATTTCCGCAAACCGCAGTAAAATATGCAGACGCAGTATGCCAAAGTGCTCACAAAACGCTTAATGCAATGAACGGAAGTTCGTATCTTCACATAAACGGCGATTTAATCGACAGAAAACGTCTTGAAAAATCGCTTTATATGTTTCAATCGTCAAGTCCGTCATACGTCATCGCGTCATCGGCGGACATTGCAAGAGATGAATTAACCGACGGTGCAATGTGGGAGAAAACATATGATATGTGCAAATCATTTAAAGAAAAAATCACCGATACAGGTATCAAAGTTCTTAAAAATGACGATATGACAAGGCTTGTGCTGAATTTTTCAAATTTGGATATTACAGGCTTTGACGTTGATGACATACTTTCAAATAACGGCATAGACATTGAAATGGCTGATTTATTCAACATAGTTTTAATCGTTACGCCGTCAAACACGCAATCGGATATGGACGTGCTTTTTGATGAGCTTATCAAAATTACAAACAATACACCTAAAGCAAAAAGCACATTAAATCTAACGCCTCCACCGATTTGCAAAGAAAAACTGTTTCCGCAAAAAGCATTTTTCTCAAATCAAAGGGACACTAAATTACAGAATTCAATCGGACATATTTCTTGCAGTACGGTTGTACCTTATCCGCCCGGAGTACCGGTTATATACACAGGCGAAACTATCAGAAAAGAACAGATTGAGTACATAGAATACCTTGAAACAAAAGGCGCAGAAATCACAGGAATTTCAAACGGCACAATAGCCGTATCGGAGCAAAATAATGAGTGA
- a CDS encoding nitroreductase family protein, giving the protein MNVYDAIMKRRTIRKFEQKAVSEDNLVKLVDCARVAAYGANVQPLKFMIVNNSETLQKIYPMTKWAGYLADGAPKENERPAAYIAVLGDSSIKSNKMYEVEAGAAVTTMMLEAVEMGLGTCWLGAIQRDEIKKLLKLDENLDVVYLLAVGYPKQESKIVDMKDNDVKYYEDENGVINVPKRSLEEILIK; this is encoded by the coding sequence ATGAATGTATATGATGCGATAATGAAAAGAAGAACGATAAGAAAGTTTGAACAAAAGGCAGTCAGTGAAGATAATCTTGTGAAACTTGTGGACTGTGCAAGAGTTGCGGCATACGGCGCGAATGTTCAGCCGCTTAAATTTATGATTGTAAACAACAGCGAAACGCTTCAAAAAATATACCCAATGACAAAGTGGGCAGGCTATCTTGCAGACGGTGCACCGAAAGAGAATGAACGCCCTGCGGCATATATAGCGGTACTTGGCGACAGCAGTATTAAATCAAATAAAATGTATGAAGTTGAGGCAGGCGCGGCAGTAACAACAATGATGCTTGAGGCGGTTGAAATGGGACTTGGCACTTGCTGGCTTGGGGCTATACAGCGTGATGAAATCAAAAAGCTTTTGAAGTTGGACGAAAATCTTGACGTTGTATATTTACTTGCTGTTGGTTATCCGAAACAGGAAAGCAAAATCGTGGATATGAAAGATAATGACGTTAAATACTATGAGGACGAAAACGGAGTTATAAACGTTCCGAAACGTTCGCTTGAAGAAATACTTATAAAATAA
- a CDS encoding acetamidase/formamidase family protein, with protein MKKRHGFIAAAVAVSLLAAQTFAGAYYTQDLTFPLQSSDNETVTGDYYVKSTLDNISWGFLPNRDSEPILTVPSGSTVTFDTVSHEGILEDQGRDPVKYFGQYGVSSDMVLDDAKAIAASDDPHDFLADGPHVVTGPIAVEGAEPGDVLKVEVLDLAPRVPYGVITNRHFKGALPDEFPEKERLETASVENPEAYGDVSVFCPIHQEDGIWYGTVDDNGTEMKFPLSPFLGIMGVAPDTSEKVSTVPPINVGGNLDINELGVGATLYLPVEVEGAKFYTGDPHFVQGDGEVALTALEGSLRGTVRLTLLKAGDSSIPKTSEKFTQAFAETEKYWIPIGLNEDLDEAMKQSIRESVNFLSNQFNLDRAKVKVYAYLSAGVDYEVSQVVDKTKGIHALIPKVDFRDILTLKLNAGSKSIDVGISSNQFYVPLRETMEALGYTVEWDGATNSIVMTKDGKSVTAVVESNIYNADGQNIVLTSSPFISEDDVTMLPVSALSDAAGLSVNWTTSGSVVTGSVQ; from the coding sequence ATGAAAAAAAGACACGGATTTATCGCAGCGGCAGTAGCAGTATCATTGCTTGCAGCACAGACATTTGCGGGAGCTTATTACACGCAGGATTTGACATTTCCTTTGCAGTCCTCCGATAATGAAACCGTTACCGGAGATTATTATGTGAAATCTACTTTGGATAATATCAGTTGGGGATTCCTTCCTAACAGAGATTCGGAGCCTATTCTTACTGTTCCGTCAGGAAGTACGGTCACATTTGATACAGTATCACACGAGGGTATTCTTGAGGACCAAGGACGTGATCCGGTGAAATATTTCGGACAATACGGCGTAAGCAGTGATATGGTGCTTGATGACGCTAAAGCGATTGCGGCGTCAGACGATCCTCACGATTTTCTTGCTGACGGTCCTCATGTCGTGACAGGCCCTATTGCGGTTGAAGGTGCAGAACCTGGCGATGTACTTAAGGTAGAAGTGCTTGATCTTGCACCGAGAGTTCCTTACGGAGTAATTACAAACAGACATTTCAAGGGCGCACTTCCTGATGAATTCCCTGAAAAAGAAAGACTTGAAACAGCAAGCGTTGAAAATCCCGAAGCATACGGTGATGTATCGGTATTCTGCCCTATTCATCAGGAGGACGGCATATGGTACGGCACAGTAGACGACAACGGTACAGAGATGAAATTCCCACTAAGTCCGTTCCTTGGAATTATGGGTGTTGCTCCCGATACAAGTGAAAAGGTAAGCACTGTACCTCCGATTAACGTAGGCGGTAACCTTGACATAAACGAACTTGGTGTAGGTGCTACATTGTATTTGCCGGTTGAAGTAGAGGGAGCTAAATTCTACACAGGTGACCCACATTTTGTACAAGGTGACGGCGAAGTTGCACTTACGGCTCTTGAAGGCTCACTACGTGGAACAGTAAGACTTACTCTTTTAAAAGCAGGCGATTCATCAATTCCGAAAACTTCCGAAAAATTCACACAGGCATTCGCCGAAACAGAGAAATACTGGATTCCGATCGGACTTAACGAGGATCTTGACGAAGCAATGAAACAGTCGATAAGAGAATCTGTAAACTTCCTTTCAAACCAGTTCAATTTGGATCGTGCAAAGGTAAAGGTATACGCTTATCTAAGCGCAGGTGTTGATTATGAGGTATCACAGGTTGTCGATAAGACAAAAGGTATACATGCTCTTATCCCGAAAGTTGATTTCAGAGATATTCTTACATTAAAACTTAATGCAGGCAGCAAATCGATTGATGTCGGTATTTCAAGCAATCAGTTCTATGTACCACTGAGAGAAACAATGGAAGCGTTGGGATATACAGTAGAATGGGACGGAGCGACAAATAGTATTGTGATGACAAAGGACGGTAAGTCTGTGACAGCAGTTGTTGAGTCAAACATATATAACGCTGACGGACAAAACATTGTTCTGACATCATCACCGTTTATTTCGGAAGACGATGTTACAATGCTTCCTGTATCGGCTCTAAGCGATGCGGCAGGCTTATCTGTAAACTGGACAACAAGCGGTTCGGTTGTAACAGGTTCTGTTCAATAA
- the secG gene encoding preprotein translocase subunit SecG — MQTLFLVLHLIVSVILIFVVMAQEGKDPGMRGIQGASSDMGDSFFKKNGGTTKEAMFIKLTTTIAILFLITTTVLVILGA; from the coding sequence ATGCAAACTCTATTTTTGGTATTACATTTGATAGTATCTGTTATACTTATATTTGTAGTTATGGCTCAGGAAGGTAAAGATCCGGGTATGAGAGGTATTCAAGGTGCATCCTCTGATATGGGCGATTCATTCTTTAAGAAAAATGGCGGAACTACTAAGGAAGCAATGTTCATTAAGCTTACAACAACTATTGCAATTCTTTTCCTTATAACAACAACAGTTCTTGTTATTTTAGGTGCATAA
- a CDS encoding tagaturonate reductase, which yields MERLKRTEKNTLTERVLQFGEGNFLRGFVDWMIDKLNKENGGDYGVTIVQPLAGGLVDKLNAQDGRYSLYLRGLLKGEKVEETRIVDCVTRGINPYTNTDEFFDCAKNPDLRFIVSNTTEAGIEYKPNQNPDDFNGLTFPGRLTLFMKKRFDEGLGGFILLPCELIDKNGDNLKECILKYSEDWGYGGEFEKWIETENHFTNTLVDRIVTGYPRDNAKEMEQSYGYLDDMIDTAEIFHLWVIEGDKKLAEEIPFHKIGLNVLWTDDVTPYKKRKVRILNGAHTMTVLAAHLAGLETVKDAMDDELVFSFMKQGIFEEIIPTLDLPKNELEQFANDVIERFKNPFIKHYLLSIALNSVSKYKVRVLPSVLEYIKEKNCEPKRLVFSLAALIAFYRTDAANDDKEVMEFMKTASAEDILKKTEYWGEDLSFLLPTVQKHLDEIEKNGIRKAMEKVVD from the coding sequence ATGGAAAGATTAAAGAGAACGGAAAAAAACACACTTACGGAACGTGTACTTCAATTCGGTGAGGGCAATTTCCTGAGAGGTTTTGTGGATTGGATGATAGACAAACTTAACAAGGAAAACGGCGGAGATTACGGTGTGACAATAGTTCAGCCGCTTGCAGGCGGACTTGTTGATAAGTTAAATGCGCAGGACGGACGATACAGCTTGTATTTAAGAGGACTTTTAAAAGGCGAAAAGGTTGAGGAAACAAGAATTGTTGATTGTGTGACAAGAGGTATCAATCCGTATACAAATACAGATGAATTTTTTGACTGTGCAAAAAATCCCGACTTGCGTTTTATCGTTTCAAACACTACAGAGGCAGGTATCGAGTACAAACCTAATCAAAATCCTGATGATTTTAACGGACTTACTTTTCCGGGCAGACTTACGTTGTTTATGAAGAAAAGATTTGACGAGGGACTGGGCGGTTTTATACTTCTTCCGTGTGAGTTGATTGACAAAAACGGTGACAATCTAAAGGAATGTATTTTAAAGTATAGCGAGGATTGGGGTTACGGCGGTGAATTTGAGAAGTGGATTGAAACCGAAAACCATTTTACAAATACACTTGTGGACAGAATAGTTACAGGTTATCCGCGAGATAACGCAAAGGAAATGGAGCAGTCATACGGTTATCTTGACGATATGATTGACACTGCGGAGATTTTTCATTTGTGGGTAATAGAGGGCGATAAGAAACTTGCGGAGGAAATACCGTTCCATAAAATCGGTCTTAATGTGCTTTGGACAGACGATGTTACACCGTACAAGAAACGTAAGGTGCGTATTTTGAACGGTGCGCATACAATGACAGTGCTTGCGGCACATCTTGCCGGTCTTGAAACAGTCAAGGACGCAATGGACGATGAACTTGTATTTTCATTTATGAAACAGGGTATTTTTGAAGAAATTATTCCGACTCTTGATTTGCCTAAAAACGAACTTGAACAGTTCGCAAATGACGTAATCGAAAGATTTAAAAATCCGTTCATCAAGCATTATCTTTTGAGTATTGCGCTTAATTCCGTTTCAAAATACAAAGTTCGTGTACTTCCGAGCGTGCTTGAATATATTAAGGAAAAGAATTGTGAGCCGAAACGACTTGTATTTTCACTTGCGGCACTTATCGCATTTTACAGAACAGACGCGGCGAATGATGATAAGGAAGTAATGGAATTTATGAAAACGGCAAGTGCGGAAGATATTCTTAAAAAGACGGAATATTGGGGTGAAGATTTGTCATTCTTACTTCCGACTGTACAAAAACATCTTGACGAAATCGAAAAGAACGGTATAAGAAAGGCTATGGAAAAGGTAGTTGACTGA
- a CDS encoding UxaA family hydrolase yields the protein MKQIKINEKDNVAVMLDGELSGHKIALNDIKKGENIIKYGYPIGHATEDIKKGDHVHTHNIKTNLSGVLEYKYEPQRNKMPKTEKRTFMGYRRADGKVGIRNEIWIVNTVGCVNKTSEILAREADKLYGNMCDGVFNYVHPFGCSQLGDDQKMTQNVLKGLVNHPNAAGVLVMGLGCENNNISVFKTVLGEVDENRVKFMSTQDFDDEIGEGLRLIGELAEYAKNQKREECDVSELVVGLKCGGSDGFSGLTANPLIGRFSDKLISKGGSTVLTEVPEMFGAETILMNRCVNEEVFYKTVSLINDFKDYFTSHNQVVYENPSPGNKKGGITTLEDKSLGCVQKSGSADVEDVIEIGGSVTRKGLNLLTGPGNDIVAVTNLTASGCHLILFSTGRGTPVGAPVPTVKIATNTNLAKRKPHWIDFNAGEIINGADLTDELFEYVIEVANGKQTNNEKNGYKEISIFKDGVVL from the coding sequence ATGAAACAGATAAAAATTAATGAAAAGGATAACGTAGCCGTTATGCTTGATGGTGAATTGAGCGGTCATAAAATTGCCCTTAATGATATAAAAAAAGGCGAAAATATAATTAAATACGGTTATCCTATCGGTCATGCGACAGAGGACATAAAAAAAGGCGACCATGTACATACACATAATATTAAAACGAATTTAAGCGGTGTGCTTGAATACAAATACGAACCGCAAAGAAACAAAATGCCGAAAACGGAAAAACGCACTTTTATGGGTTACAGACGTGCAGACGGCAAAGTCGGTATAAGAAATGAAATTTGGATTGTGAACACTGTCGGCTGCGTGAACAAGACGTCCGAAATACTTGCAAGAGAGGCTGATAAGCTGTACGGAAATATGTGTGACGGTGTGTTTAATTATGTACATCCGTTCGGTTGTTCTCAGCTTGGCGACGACCAGAAAATGACGCAAAACGTCCTTAAGGGTCTTGTCAATCACCCTAATGCGGCAGGTGTGCTTGTGATGGGATTAGGCTGTGAAAATAATAATATTTCCGTATTTAAAACAGTTCTCGGTGAAGTTGACGAAAACAGAGTTAAATTTATGAGTACGCAGGATTTTGATGATGAAATCGGTGAGGGGTTGCGTCTTATAGGCGAGCTTGCCGAATATGCGAAAAATCAAAAACGTGAAGAATGTGATGTGTCGGAGCTTGTTGTCGGTTTGAAGTGTGGCGGCAGTGACGGCTTTTCCGGACTTACCGCAAATCCGCTTATAGGAAGATTTTCCGATAAGCTTATAAGCAAGGGCGGAAGTACGGTGCTTACGGAAGTACCTGAAATGTTCGGTGCGGAAACGATTTTGATGAACAGATGTGTAAATGAAGAAGTTTTTTATAAGACGGTTTCGCTTATAAATGATTTCAAGGATTATTTCACAAGTCATAATCAAGTTGTTTATGAAAACCCATCGCCGGGTAATAAAAAAGGCGGTATAACCACGCTTGAAGATAAGTCGCTCGGTTGCGTGCAGAAGTCTGGCAGTGCAGACGTTGAGGACGTTATTGAAATCGGTGGAAGCGTTACAAGAAAAGGTCTTAATCTTCTTACCGGACCGGGTAATGACATTGTTGCGGTAACAAACCTTACCGCGTCGGGCTGCCATTTGATACTGTTTTCAACAGGACGCGGTACACCTGTGGGTGCGCCTGTGCCGACTGTGAAAATTGCGACGAATACAAACCTTGCAAAAAGAAAACCACATTGGATTGATTTTAATGCAGGTGAGATTATAAACGGTGCGGATTTGACCGATGAGCTTTTTGAATATGTTATAGAAGTTGCAAACGGCAAACAAACGAATAATGAGAAAAACGGTTATAAGGAAATTTCAATTTTCAAAGACGGAGTTGTATTATGA
- a CDS encoding cellulase family glycosylhydrolase, with product MKRKIFILTALVMMIFCVNACAFSDVQSGSWYYDNVTDMTNQGYLSGYEDGTFRPDGTVTKAELVSIVGRIAGLQESAKQNNHWADGMVQTALTKGLFDWDEIPPTAQTYDEPITRQLAVKIVMNAFFKEERGDYNRVSSSVSDFAQLDGRYYDSMIAAYCKGIVYGDDKGNLNPKSSITRAEACAIIMRAASMKGDLKPYEPTVTEQPKPQTTRKGGVSENGALHVDGTQLMNENNEPVVLHGMSSHGLQWFGNFATENAVKATADYGANLFRCAMYTDEGGYISNPSVKDTLINAVDSAIRQDMYVIIDWHILSDGNPMQHIDDAVDFFGEMSERYKDSNAVLYEICNEPNGNVTWNDNVKPYAETVIPVIRANTNAIILVGSPTWSQDLHEAAKNPINAENIMYTCHFYAGTHTDWLRQRIDDCGLPVFVSEWGTSAADGNGGVYLDEAQRWIDFMNERGISWANWSLCDKSESSAALVNGANVNDGISEDELTESGKFVFKNF from the coding sequence ATGAAAAGAAAAATTTTTATACTGACGGCACTTGTTATGATGATATTTTGCGTTAATGCGTGTGCATTTTCTGATGTACAGAGCGGAAGCTGGTATTATGACAATGTAACCGATATGACAAACCAAGGATATTTAAGCGGTTATGAGGACGGAACGTTCAGACCTGACGGAACTGTTACAAAAGCGGAGCTTGTATCGATAGTCGGCAGAATTGCGGGGCTTCAAGAGAGTGCAAAGCAAAACAATCATTGGGCAGACGGTATGGTGCAAACGGCACTTACAAAAGGTTTGTTCGATTGGGACGAGATACCGCCTACGGCACAAACATATGACGAGCCTATAACAAGACAGTTGGCGGTTAAAATTGTTATGAATGCATTTTTTAAAGAAGAACGCGGTGATTACAACAGAGTGAGTTCGTCTGTATCTGATTTTGCACAGCTTGACGGACGATATTATGACAGTATGATTGCGGCTTACTGCAAAGGCATTGTATACGGTGACGACAAGGGCAATTTAAACCCGAAGTCATCAATTACAAGAGCTGAGGCTTGTGCGATAATTATGCGTGCGGCGAGTATGAAAGGTGATTTAAAACCTTATGAGCCGACTGTGACGGAGCAACCAAAACCGCAAACGACAAGAAAAGGCGGTGTAAGTGAAAACGGTGCGTTGCACGTTGACGGTACGCAACTTATGAATGAAAACAACGAGCCTGTCGTGCTTCACGGTATGTCGTCACACGGTTTGCAATGGTTTGGTAATTTCGCGACCGAAAATGCTGTTAAAGCAACTGCCGATTACGGTGCAAACTTGTTCAGATGTGCAATGTATACCGATGAGGGCGGATATATAAGCAATCCGTCTGTAAAAGATACGCTTATAAATGCGGTTGACAGTGCGATACGTCAGGATATGTATGTAATAATCGACTGGCATATACTGTCGGACGGAAACCCTATGCAACATATTGATGATGCGGTTGATTTCTTTGGCGAAATGTCGGAGAGGTATAAGGACAGCAATGCTGTGCTTTATGAAATATGTAATGAGCCGAACGGCAATGTGACTTGGAATGATAATGTAAAACCGTATGCCGAAACAGTGATACCTGTTATACGTGCAAATACAAACGCTATTATATTAGTAGGAAGTCCGACATGGAGTCAGGATTTGCATGAGGCTGCAAAAAATCCGATTAATGCCGAAAATATAATGTACACATGCCATTTTTACGCAGGAACTCACACCGATTGGCTAAGACAACGTATAGACGACTGCGGTTTACCTGTGTTTGTGAGCGAGTGGGGTACAAGTGCGGCTGACGGAAACGGCGGTGTTTATCTTGACGAGGCGCAAAGGTGGATTGACTTTATGAATGAACGTGGAATAAGTTGGGCAAACTGGTCGCTTTGTGATAAAAGCGAATCTTCTGCCGCACTTGTGAACGGTGCAAACGTGAATGACGGAATAAGTGAGGACGAACTTACCGAAAGCGGAAAATTTGTTTTTAAAAATTTCTGA
- a CDS encoding AAA family ATPase: MKYVVTIARTYGSGGKEIGKLLAKDLGIKYYGREIFEMSQGVESDLDSGDDESIHNASLEEADELFKQQSKTIREIAEKESCVIVGRCADYVLRDMDNVVKIYLYAPIRDCMRRVIRLYELNPEDAKSLIHSMNKTRGDYYQHNTGLNWSEAVHYDICLNTAGLKKEKIIDIIKNYIKTKID; this comes from the coding sequence ATGAAATACGTTGTTACGATTGCGAGAACTTACGGCAGCGGCGGTAAGGAAATCGGTAAACTGCTTGCGAAAGATCTCGGAATAAAATATTACGGTCGTGAGATTTTTGAAATGTCACAAGGGGTTGAGAGTGATTTGGATTCCGGCGATGATGAAAGTATTCATAATGCATCTCTTGAAGAGGCTGACGAATTGTTTAAACAACAATCAAAAACAATTCGCGAAATTGCCGAGAAAGAATCGTGCGTTATAGTCGGACGATGTGCCGATTATGTGCTTCGGGATATGGATAATGTCGTTAAGATTTATCTTTACGCACCAATCAGAGATTGTATGCGTCGTGTAATAAGATTGTATGAGCTTAATCCCGAAGATGCAAAAAGTCTTATTCATTCGATGAACAAGACAAGAGGTGATTATTATCAGCATAATACCGGTTTGAACTGGTCCGAGGCTGTGCATTACGATATATGTCTTAATACAGCCGGATTGAAAAAAGAAAAGATTATTGATATAATCAAAAACTATATAAAAACGAAAATAGATTGA